A single region of the bacterium genome encodes:
- a CDS encoding PDDEXK nuclease domain-containing protein, whose amino-acid sequence MKKKLEINTTLYTDVKKLIESARTAVAQTINVGLTMLYWNIGKRINDEILKNKRADYGKQIFSTLSHKLTEEYGKGFSRSALTRMCLFNEKFPDLKIVATLSHKLSWSHFIEILPLSNELQQDFYAQMCRIEQWSVRTLRKKIDSMLFERTAISKKPEELAKLELKNLQENDKVTPDLVFRSPYILDFLNLKDTYQEKDLEKAILNKIEQFILELGKGFTFVERQKRMIIDDKDFYLDMLFYHRKLKRLVAIELKLGKFKASYKGQMELYLKWLGKYEMEEDEDLPIGLILCAEGSKEQIELLQLEESNIKVAEYITKILPKKLLKEKLHQFYLQSKSLIENRDRC is encoded by the coding sequence ATGAAAAAGAAGTTGGAAATAAATACCACACTATACACAGACGTAAAAAAGCTGATTGAAAGTGCCCGCACTGCTGTTGCACAGACAATTAATGTCGGTCTTACGATGCTTTACTGGAATATTGGTAAAAGAATTAATGATGAGATTTTAAAAAATAAGAGAGCTGATTACGGCAAACAAATTTTCTCTACGCTGTCGCACAAATTGACAGAGGAATATGGCAAAGGATTTTCTCGTTCAGCATTAACCAGAATGTGTTTATTTAATGAAAAGTTTCCTGATCTCAAGATTGTTGCGACGCTGTCGCACAAATTAAGTTGGTCACATTTTATTGAAATTTTACCTCTCAGCAATGAACTCCAACAAGATTTCTATGCTCAAATGTGCCGGATTGAACAGTGGAGTGTCCGTACGCTGAGGAAAAAGATTGATTCCATGCTGTTTGAACGGACAGCTATCTCTAAAAAACCAGAGGAATTGGCAAAACTTGAACTAAAAAATCTACAGGAGAATGACAAGGTAACTCCTGATTTGGTATTCAGGAGTCCTTATATTCTTGATTTTTTAAACCTGAAAGACACCTATCAAGAAAAAGACTTAGAGAAAGCCATACTAAATAAAATAGAGCAGTTTATTCTTGAACTTGGCAAAGGTTTTACGTTCGTAGAACGGCAAAAAAGAATGATAATTGATGATAAAGACTTTTATCTTGATATGCTGTTTTATCATCGCAAACTCAAGCGGCTTGTTGCTATTGAATTAAAGCTAGGTAAATTTAAGGCTTCATACAAAGGGCAGATGGAGCTTTATTTGAAATGGCTGGGAAAATATGAAATGGAAGAAGACGAAGATCTGCCTATTGGTTTGATATTATGTGCGGAAGGGAGCAAAGAGCAAATTGAACTGTTGCAACTTGAAGAAAGCAATATCAAAGTTGCTGAATATATTACTAAAATTTTACCAAAGAAGTTATTAAAAGAAAAACTGCATCAATTCTATCTGCAAAGTAAGAGTTTGATTGAAAATAGGGACAGGTGTTGA